TCGGCGCCGCCGGAATCGGTTTCGATCGCTCGCGGCTCATAGCCGGCCTGCGAAATCGCGCGGCGCAGGCGGTCTGTCAGGCCAGGCCCGGCGAGCGCGCGCACGGTCGCGCGTTCGGTCGCGAGATTGACTTTCGCTTCCATCACGCCCGGAACGGCGCTGAGCGCCTTTTCAACATGCGAGACGCAGGAGGCGCAGGTCATGCCGCCGACGCCAATCTCAATCGTCTCGACGACCGCCTCGTACCCCGCGTCCGAGACCGAATTTACGAGTTGCGTGAGACTCGCCCCCGGCGTCAGCGAAACCTCCGCCCGTTCCGTCGCGAGATTGACGCTGGCGGCGTTAACGCCCGGCGTATGCGCAAGCGCCTTCTCGACATGCGACACGCAGGAGGCGCAGGTCATGCCCCGGACGGTGAAGTCGAGGCGTTCGCCGCCCGGTAACGGAGTTTGAGCGTTCATGCTTGCCGCCTCATTCGCAACGCCCTCGCGCATCAGTTTAAAGCCACCGCCGCGTGCGCGCCATATAGGACCGATAGTCGTCGCCAAATTTCCCAAGAAGATGCCGTTCTTCGGGCTCGATCGCCAGTTTCGTCAGCCCAAAAGCGAGAACAGGCGTCAACAACAGCGTGAAGGGCGAGCCGAGGAACAGACCAAGTCCAAAGATCAAGGCGACATGAGACACATAGATCGGATTGCGGGAAAAGCGGAACGGCCCCTCGGACACGAGAAAGGACGCGGCGCGATGCGGCATGATCGTTGTTTGATGGCGCGAGAGGATGCGAAAGCACCAGACGTCATTGGCCAGCGCCAGGACGACGATCGCTGCGCCGGCGAGCTGCGGCAGCCGGGAGGAAGCGCGGTCGATGAGCGAAGCCCCTGTCGCGGCGTCGAGCGCCAGCCCGGCGGCGAGCGTCAGCCCCATCAAAATCGGCGGCCAGGGAATTCGGGAGGGGGGCGCGTTTGCGCCGATCTGCGCGTTCATCGCGGCTCCTATCGGTGGAAAACGCTTCTCTTTAGATCGCGGTTCGGGGCGCTCGTTTCAAGTGCGCCCTTGTCAAGCGTGACTTGACGGCGGTCGTGCAGGCTGTCAGGATCAGCTTGACGTCCGATCGTCCTGGACATGCGAGAGCTGTCATGCTGGCCTTGCCCAAACGTAAACTGCGCTGCTCATTCTGCAAGAAGTCCGAGACGCAGGTCGCGCGGCTCATCGGCGGCGCAGCGGGCGGCTACATTTGCGAAGATTGCGTGGGGGTCTGCAACACGATCCTTGACGCCGCGCCTTCGCCGTTCAAAAGCTGGAACGACCTCACCGACGAGCAGCTGCTGACCTCGATCAAGGCGAGCGAGGCCAGCGTGGCGGCGCTGCATTCACTGATTCACGCGCAAGTCGCGGCGCTTCGCAAACGCGAGGTGAGCTGGACGGCGATCGGCAAGGTCCTGGGCGTTTCCCGACAGGCCGCCTGGGAGCGTTTCTCCTGATCGAGCATCGACCCTTCATGCTTGAACGCTACGCGCAAGATCTTGCAAGCCTCGCCGCGCGCGGGAGATTGCGCGCGCTCGCCCCGCGCGCCGGACTGGATTTCGCGTCGAATGACTATCTGGCTTTGGCCGAGTCGCCGGAACTCGCCGCGGCCGTGACGACGGCGCTCGCGCGCGGCGTTCCCGTCGGCGCCGGCGGTTCGCGGCTGTTGCGCGGCAATCATCCGGAGCATGAAGCGCTGGAAGAGGACGCGGCGCGCTTTTTTGGCGCGGAAGCCGCGCTGTATTTCAGCGCCGGCTTTACCGCCAACGAGGCGCTGCTCTCGACGGCGCCACAGCGCGAAGATCTGATACTCTATGACGCGCTCGCGCACGCCAGCGCCCATGAGGGCATGCGATTGGCGCGCGCGCCGAATGCGAAGTTCCCCCATAATGACGTCGGCGCCGCCGAAGACGCGATCCGCGCTTGGCGCGAAAAGGGCGGAGCCGGGCGACTCTGGATCGTCGTGGAAAGCCTTTACAGCATGGACGGCGACACGGCGCCGCTCGATGATCTGTTCGCGCTCGCCGCGAGGAACGACGCCTTTCTGCTGATCGACGAAGCGCATGCGACGGGCGTCTATGGCCCAGGCGGCCGCGGACTCGCCGCGCGTTTTGAAGGCGCGGAGAACGTCGTCACTTTGCATACATGCGGCAAAGCGCTGGGAGTCGCCGGCGGTCTGCTCTGTCTGCCGCGCGTCCTGCGCGAGTTCATGGTCAACCGCTGCCGGTCCTTTATCTTCGCGACTGCGCCTTCGCCCGTTATCGCCGCTTGCGTGCGCGCGGCGCTCAAGATCATCGAAGCGGCCGACGATCGGCGCGCCGAGCTGATGTCGCGCATCGATTTCGCCGGCGCCGAACTGCGGCGGCTCTGCGCGATCGAACCTTCGGGCAGCCAGATCCAGCCGATCATCGTCGGCTCCGACGTCCGCGCGACGACTCTTGCGTCGCGCATGCAGGCGCATGGCTATGACATTCGCGCCATCCGTCCGCCAACGGTGCCGAACGGCTCTGCTCGCTTGCGCATCGCGCTGACGCTGCATGCGCGCGAAGATGACGTCGCGCGCATGATTGCGCATCTTGGCGAAGAGCTCGCGAGGCTCGAACCATGAAGCGCCGCTTCGTGATCGTGGGAACGGACACCGGCGTCGGGAAAACCGTCGTTTCCGCCGCCATCGTCGGCGCGCTTGACGCCTATTATTGGAAGCCGGTGCAGTCGGGCCTCGATGGCGAGACGGACTCGCAGATCGTCGCGCGTCTTTCGGGCGCGCCGGCCGGGCATATTTTCCCAGAGGCCTGGAGGCTGCGTCGACCGGCTTCGCCGCATCTTGCCGCGCGCGACGAGGGCGTCGAGATCGACGCCGCCGCGCTGAATCCGCCGCCATGCGACGGTCCTCTCGTCATAGAGACGGCCGGCGGCGTGATGACGCCGCTCAGCGATCGCGCGCTGACGATCGACGTGCTCGAACGCTGGCGCCTGCCTGTCATTGTCGTCGCGCGCACGAGTCTCGGCACGATCAATCACAGCCTGCTCACGCTCGAAGCATTGCGCAGGCGCGGAATCTCGATCACCGGAATCATGTTCGTCGGCGACGCCGACGCCGATGCGCAACATTCGATCGAGACGATCGGCGGCGCGCGCATTCTCGGCCGTCTGCCGCAGCTCGATCCCCTGAATAAGAAAAGGCTCGGCGCGGCGTTTAACGCCGCCATCGCGCGCGACGCCTTCGGGAGCGGCGCGTGAGCTTCGTCACAGAGTCCCCAATCTGGCGGCCGTTCACGCAGCATGCGCTGCAGCCCGGCGCCTTCAAGATCGCGCGCGCCGAAGGCGCCTGGCTCGAAGCCGAAGACGGCGCGCGTTTTCTCGACGCCATTTCATCCTGGTGGGTCATCACCCACGGCCATCGCCATCCTGCCATCATGCAGGCGATCCGTGAAGAAACCGAACGGCTCGATCAGATCATCTTCGCCGGCTTCACCCATGAGCCGGCGGAAGCGCTGGCGCGGCGCCTTGTGGCGCTGACGCCGCCGGGCCTCGACTACGTGTTCTATTCCGACAGCGGCTCCACCTGCGTTGAAGTGGCGATCAAGATGGCGCTCGGCTTCTGGCGCAATCGCGGCGAAGCGCGCACGCGCATCGTCGCGCTCGAATACGGCTATCACGGCGATACGATCGGCACGATGTCCGTCGGCGCGCGCTCGCCCTTCAACGCGCCTTACGAGCCGCTGCTCTACGAGGTCTCGCGCATTCCATTTCCCTCGCGCGGGCGCGAGCAGGAGACGCTCGACGCGCTGGAGCGCGCCTGCCGCGACAGACCCGCCGCCTTGCTTGTCGAGCCGCTCATTCTGGGAGCAGGCGGCATGCTCATCTATGGCGCCGATACGCTCGCGGAGATGAAGCGCATCTGCGCGCGTTACGACGTGCTGTTCATCGCCGACGAGGTGATGACCGGCTTCGGCCGCACCGGAACGCTCTTCGCCTGCGAGCAGGCGGGCGTCGTTCCGGACATCGCCTGCTACGCCAAGGGCCTCACCGGCGGCGCGCTGCCGCTCGCCGTCACCATGTGCAAACGCGAAATTTTCGAGGCGCATTTATCGCCGGAGCGCGCCCGCGCCTTTTTTCATTCGAGCTCCTATACCGCCAACCCGATCGCCTGCGCGGCGGCGCTCGCCAATCTCGACGTCTGGGCGACGGGCGAACCCGCCGCCCGCGTCGCGGCGCTGTGCGACATGCAGGCGACGCGCATTGCGCGCTTTGCGGATGACGCGCGCTTTTCGAACGTCCGTCGGCTCGGAATCGTCACGGCGCTCGATCTCAATGTCGCGGACCGCGGCTATCTGGCGACGATCGCGCTCGATCTCATGCGCGTGTTCAATGCGCGTGGTCTTCTGCTGCGCCCGCTCGGGCCGACGATCTATGTGTTTCCGCCATACTGCATCGAGGCGGCCGAACTCGATCTCGTCTATGACGCGATTGGCGAGGCGGCCGATTGCTTCGGCCGATCTGCATAGCGCGATCGTCAGCCTTTGAGTTCGGTGCGCACGCTCTTGCCGCGTCCCTCATCGGCGACGGTATTCTTGCGCGCGAGAAATTCATCCTTGAGCGCGCGCCGCAAAATTTTGCCGACGTTGCTCTTGGGCAGGCTCTCGCGAAATTCGTAATGACGCGGAACCTTGTAGCTCGTCAGTTGCTCATGCGCGAAAGCGCGCAACTCTTCGC
This window of the Methylocystis hirsuta genome carries:
- a CDS encoding 8-amino-7-oxononanoate synthase gives rise to the protein MLERYAQDLASLAARGRLRALAPRAGLDFASNDYLALAESPELAAAVTTALARGVPVGAGGSRLLRGNHPEHEALEEDAARFFGAEAALYFSAGFTANEALLSTAPQREDLILYDALAHASAHEGMRLARAPNAKFPHNDVGAAEDAIRAWREKGGAGRLWIVVESLYSMDGDTAPLDDLFALAARNDAFLLIDEAHATGVYGPGGRGLAARFEGAENVVTLHTCGKALGVAGGLLCLPRVLREFMVNRCRSFIFATAPSPVIAACVRAALKIIEAADDRRAELMSRIDFAGAELRRLCAIEPSGSQIQPIIVGSDVRATTLASRMQAHGYDIRAIRPPTVPNGSARLRIALTLHAREDDVARMIAHLGEELARLEP
- a CDS encoding adenosylmethionine--8-amino-7-oxononanoate transaminase translates to MSFVTESPIWRPFTQHALQPGAFKIARAEGAWLEAEDGARFLDAISSWWVITHGHRHPAIMQAIREETERLDQIIFAGFTHEPAEALARRLVALTPPGLDYVFYSDSGSTCVEVAIKMALGFWRNRGEARTRIVALEYGYHGDTIGTMSVGARSPFNAPYEPLLYEVSRIPFPSRGREQETLDALERACRDRPAALLVEPLILGAGGMLIYGADTLAEMKRICARYDVLFIADEVMTGFGRTGTLFACEQAGVVPDIACYAKGLTGGALPLAVTMCKREIFEAHLSPERARAFFHSSSYTANPIACAAALANLDVWATGEPAARVAALCDMQATRIARFADDARFSNVRRLGIVTALDLNVADRGYLATIALDLMRVFNARGLLLRPLGPTIYVFPPYCIEAAELDLVYDAIGEAADCFGRSA
- a CDS encoding methyltransferase family protein → MNAQIGANAPPSRIPWPPILMGLTLAAGLALDAATGASLIDRASSRLPQLAGAAIVVLALANDVWCFRILSRHQTTIMPHRAASFLVSEGPFRFSRNPIYVSHVALIFGLGLFLGSPFTLLLTPVLAFGLTKLAIEPEERHLLGKFGDDYRSYMARTRRWL
- a CDS encoding ClpX C4-type zinc finger protein; its protein translation is MLALPKRKLRCSFCKKSETQVARLIGGAAGGYICEDCVGVCNTILDAAPSPFKSWNDLTDEQLLTSIKASEASVAALHSLIHAQVAALRKREVSWTAIGKVLGVSRQAAWERFS
- the bioD gene encoding dethiobiotin synthase: MKRRFVIVGTDTGVGKTVVSAAIVGALDAYYWKPVQSGLDGETDSQIVARLSGAPAGHIFPEAWRLRRPASPHLAARDEGVEIDAAALNPPPCDGPLVIETAGGVMTPLSDRALTIDVLERWRLPVIVVARTSLGTINHSLLTLEALRRRGISITGIMFVGDADADAQHSIETIGGARILGRLPQLDPLNKKRLGAAFNAAIARDAFGSGA